acggaacgcgatcgtgcaagtgctcgccGCTTCGCatatcgcctcatggttccatttagcgtcccaaaaccaaacattgcgcaaggtgtgccttgcgtttttcgtagaaataatttctttatcatgtacattaagacgaaaagttgaaagctcactagagtgtatcgcccgcaaagtatgtcttttagtgtgatttaactctcgtacggcagggtcctcggccgttgccggtccacctcgcccttGACGatcggcgaggtggctacatgcaactactactactacactttaagaaaaacatctggcgtgctttcgttctgcttttacaaaacatctgcgtCTTTcgtttggtttatttcatcaatcaacggcgttttgaacaaatttttattgtttaatcacgcacaggagaaatctcaccaggcactaccttggaggtaaacatggctgctaatggcaatgagagacagaagaagtcggcttttagctaacacttacacttctacttctaactacgtttcctactggaaacatgccaatggctgctaatggggaatgagagacagaagaattcggcttttagttaacgcgcacgctgcgaatttttcattgttcaacaacgcacaggagaaatctcccaccggcaccttggaggtcaaagcgtaagacttgttactcactactaacgaccacgacgactacgagggacgaacggtgccagccttaaggagcttcgcccctaaaatctacgcagcactaagatcaatttttactttttaacttctcctgaagtacgcNNNNNNNNNNNNNNNNNNNNNNNNNNNNNNNNNNNNNNNNNNNNNNNNNNNNNNNNNNNNNNNNNNNNNNNNNNNNNNNNNNNNNNNNNNNNNNNNNNNNATGAGAACCGCAAGATCGGCTGTTTCTGCAGATCTCACTCTATAGGTGGAACtggggtaagtttttttttttcgtttccataATCACCACAGCCAAGGGTACTGATATTGTATACCGCCCATCCCCTGGCAACCACATATATTCTTTGCATGCTACACGCCGAGTTGATTGAACGTCAGACCACCCTTAGAGACATTCCGGCACCGGCGTCCGGCTTCATGACATAAGCCGTAGCACCACAGAAGTTGTTACGAATTGAACTTCGCGTGATTCTGCGTGCAGAAAGACAGCGCACATTTCTTAGTAATTTATAATAATTACACGAAAAGAGGTTCCAAGATTTCAAGTACCGCAATGGTCCTCAATCTACCTCAACACTTTGTCAAAAGTACACGACGTTGGCATTATGTTTTACTCACTGAAGCTTTTCCTTCTGATTTGATTGTAGTTCACAAGACGCTTACAAGGTTATAAGAACTTTCTTGTGGTGAACAGGCTCCAAAAAGTTGGGCGCTTTCTCGAATAACGTACCTTGGCGGTGATGCTCTCCATGTCGTCGTAGCCGACCCACTGACGATCCTGGAACGCGTACGGCGCCATGAAGAACGGATCCTTCACCACAGTCCACTTTCCACGGGCGAAGCTCTCGCAGATCTGCGTCGAGATGTTCTCTAATTATAGTCGGCGTCAATCTATATATAGGTTGGGATAACATTAAAAGTACCTAGCTAAATAGAATAAAACTGACGTTTTAATTGCTATGATAGGACCCTCTACGGTGGTTTAGTAGTTATGGtgattgactgctgacccgaagatcgcggcaTCAAATCCCGACCGTTGTAACCGCACTTCGACGGAGTAGagatgctggagacccgtgtacttagatttaggcgcacgttaaataacgccagatggtcaaaattttcggagccctccactatatacggcgtccgtcataatcatatcgtgcttttgagaCGTGAaaacccaataattattattattaattgcttTGATACGGTAATTATAGtccagtaaaataaaaaaaactcaggACCTGGTGCTCTtgtgagtgcaaaaaaaaaaaaaaacacctatggCTAAGTGCGTTTCGGTACCAATTGGGCAGTAACGAAAGACAACGAAAGAGCGGGGATCGGACCCGGGCGTCTGGCTGATTCACTGGTTTGTCATCAACTTAGCAAGCGAGCGCCCGTGGCCACTGCTCATGCTCCGcgagcttttcctttttttatttgcaacaaggACACTGTAAAAAAATGATGGAGAGTTGCCGAAAAGGGGACAGATCAACTTAAAACCAACGCTTTAATAAAGaaacttgtttgtttgtttgttttcgcaaCAATTCCCCTTGGTAAAATACTATGGGACACTACACATATTCCTGTCAATCTATCTTGATGAAACATATTTATAATAAGTTTCCTCCCATTTTTCTGGCAAATTATAGGCTTGGTTCACGAGTGGCGTCTCCCCAGTGCATAATGAAAGTGTGCATCTAACATTAACTTCTGCTGATGGTTGTCGGGTCGCGTCCACTCTCAGAATGTAGACAGTCTTGTTTGCATTGCAAATCATGGTTCACATTAGGAACTTGAACCTCATCGTTTGTTTGCTCTCGGTTGAGCAGTGTGTTATCAAGGAATGCGGACGGCACCTGTTTAGGCAAATCTGCAACCGTCACACCATGAGATGCACTCTTTGTGCACGAGGAAAGATCACCATTCGGTTCGCCGCGTAGACGCAACATTTGTGAATAAGCGACGCAAATTTTTCAAGGACATCATTGTACATGTCTTCGTAAGCGTCATCCGTTTGCGTCGTAGAAGTTAACGATACCTCCTCGACTCAACAACACATGCAGCGTAAGTTCAGCGCATGTCCGGTCGATGGTATGTCGTGTTAGTGGTATAACGGTAGAACGGTGACTATAGAATGCTATCCCCCTAAACAATTCCTGAAAGTACAAAGAACCAGTGCTTTATTCTcttctggcgtttcccgtcttttcggcacaattcgtgacgccaccagtctgttcgcgtgacgtcacgaggaagtaagctctcgattggtccgtaTACCAGGGATATCAGTCGTGAATCCTCTCCTACGTTGCTTTGACATGCAGTTTGAACTCGGAGTGGCCCTTTAAAACATTTCTTGAAGTATATTGTACTATTTCGCGCAATCCCAAGAGAAATCGAGTTTCTTACCTCGTTGTAACCGAGTGATCCAGGTTCCCGCGTGTAAGGGCCCGCGCGACCCTTCTGCGGCGCCTCGTCACCGGGCATGTGGTTCTCGGCACGGCGAAGGGTGAACGATCGGCCGTACAGGCCCATGCCCAGCACCAGCTTGTTGCGCGGCGCGCCCTTTTGGATCCAGTAGTTCACCGAGAAGTTCTACGGCACGTAGACACTCAGTGTTAACAacgctctgtctctctctttacAGTGTAATACGTGAACAAGCACTAACATATATAAAGTAAAGTTGCATATAGTGAGGGATCACTCCACGGTCAGAAATATGCATGGTGGTTTAGGAGATTCGGCAATGATTGGGCAATGAACGATGCAAGAACGAAACTATTGTGCGGCAACTGGGGCATGCATGCTTGGAATCACCGCAACAGGTACACGCGACATCCCAAAATACTGCAATCAGTGGCGTAGCATCAATCGTATTCATACTTCTGGAAATGAGGAAAGTTCGGTGAAGACTCCAAACTTGTATGCGAAGTTGGAAACATAACGAGTGTGTGTTAGTTTGTGGGGAAATTCTGAAGGGTATgccttcgttttttgtttttttttttcgcgggcagTTCTGGTAAAGCAGGTTGCCTACCTATCTCATAgctgaggagaaaaaaaaaagactcatgtTATTTCAAGCATCACACACGTTAAAAACAAGAAATGCAGTAAATCCTCACAGCCCTCAGTCGGCAGTCTAGACAATCTTTAATATTTTATGAACGCTATGCTCCTAAAATAAGCTCCGGGAAAGTGCGCGGCGAACACTATATGGAAAATGGTTCGTACCACGTTGAGTATACGGTCCTCGGGCTTCTCCTCAGGCCTGGAGTACATCGGTGCGTGGTGGCCCGTCTTGGTCTCCCATCCACCGTGGTAGTCGTACGCCATCACGTTGATGAAGTCCAGGTACCTGGAGCGTACATAAAGGTCAAATAACCCGTGGCTTTCTTTGGAAAACGAGGGTTTAGATGGCATGCGTTTAGCTAATGTAATGTAATTTCTGAGGATTTTCGTCTGCATCGCTTCACCTTTGATAGTGGTGCGGTAGCACCACAGTACAAACTTGCGCTAAAAACATCCCGTTCCTCGTGTCTTATACCgtatattatttttttaaaaaagacaCGCACATTGCAGCGTGCTGAAAGGTTTGATCAAATATATTTAAAGCTGGCTTCTTTATGCTCTTTCGCTTAACTGCAAAAGAAAGGCTGGTGTTCTTTCCAGTACTCGTTTGTGAACAGCAACATGACCGGACTGACGACGTTCATTGCAAGAAATTCGGCTGCAGTTGCGACACACGTAGGTGAACGGTAGGCGATCGCTAGACGTGCAACGCAATAGCTCGCGGACTCACTTGGACACTTGAGGGACGTCGTATGCGGGATCCATGAAGTGCTTCCCCGCGGAAACGGCAGCGGTCAGCAGAAGACCGTATGGCTTGAACTCCTGGCTCAGCTCCTGCAGTAGACGTAAAATTCATGTTTTCAACTTATATGAAAAAAGAAACATCTTAGACGTACCAGGAGTAAAGCTTGACGTTACGTTTTATATAGATGCCGGTACATTCGCGTAAAACGACACCGAGAGTCACGTGACATTTGTTGAACGCTCAATATTTACCTGAAATTTATTGATCAAAAATGAATTGCGGCATGGTGAGGTAGGCATTTAAATTATGCATTTGAGTCACCGCTCATGTAATGCTCATTTATATGGCGAAGTGCTAGGACATCTGTCGGTATATTGGCGAAACGGTTCTCTGTCATCAGATACGCTAATGTATAAAAATGAGGGCGAGACTACAAAACTGGGCCTGCATGCAGCAAAGCCACCGCCTACACGCTGTAGTGCCGCGAAGTATGTCGCAAAAGGTTTGAACAACTCAGCTGACCGTTTGTATGTCATGTGCCACATaatttttggcgattttaacACGGACACTGTACATAATGCCTTATCGGTGATAGGGTGTTGTTTGAGTGTGGCTCGTATGAATAAAGTGGGTGTAGAAGGGATTCTTTTTGTGAATGCGGGTCCAGGTTTACGTAAACACCCCTGGTACTGTTTCTATACTAACATTATATCTTCGACTAGCCATTTTTTCCCTTAAGTGAAAGGTCAAGCCCAGTTCTTAGGAAAAATATATCGGAAAGCGTCCATAGAGCTCTAAATAGTTTGATACAAAACTTCTTCATAGGATATATAGTTTCCGTTTCAGTAACCAGGTGTTGGCCGCGTTATGACATTAACATACACTGACGCACTTGATTCTCACGATCACTACTGATTTCACGTGCAAGCGCGGTTAAAATAAGAGCCCGCAGAGCCCTCGTTCATTATTCTCCAAGTGAGAAACGTCAGCATACCCAGCCCGTGTTGCAACATGTCAGCAAGTTgtacaatgtgtcataatgtcACAAACGCCGACGACGTCATCTCCAATATATTGAG
Above is a window of Rhipicephalus sanguineus isolate Rsan-2018 chromosome 3, BIME_Rsan_1.4, whole genome shotgun sequence DNA encoding:
- the LOC119386124 gene encoding probable chitinase 2 → MCVRTTRRSHADSHNYKVVCYYGSWAVYRPGAGKFNVEDIDPFICTHIVYGFAGLGSDHKIRSLDSWNDLEDNYGKGAFKRFTALKKQNPKLKALIAIGGWNEGSVKYSAMAQQPAARKVFAESVVDFCKKYNFDGLDLDWEYPAARGGKPEDKANFVALLRELSQEFKPYGLLLTAAVSAGKHFMDPAYDVPQVSKYLDFINVMAYDYHGGWETKTGHHAPMYSRPEEKPEDRILNVNFSVNYWIQKGAPRNKLVLGMGLYGRSFTLRRAENHMPGDEAPQKGRAGPYTREPGSLGYNEICESFARGKWTVVKDPFFMAPYAFQDRQWVGYDDMESITAKVRYSRKRPTFWSLFTTRKFL